From one Colletotrichum destructivum chromosome 3, complete sequence genomic stretch:
- a CDS encoding Putative P-loop containing nucleoside triphosphate hydrolase encodes MAESLAALGVAANIVQFLELGLKATISIVETYRSINDDGWASRNADLDSMAKDLQLCFGRLKEDADVKLDPSMKSMLQRSIDTADELRSVLRYLVVDSSRRHRMQKWAKFKASVAAHFKKGKIDEIQARLAEIKSHIFERLQVLLYDHRLSLSRSLHSLEEASEGWNRATEKRLNALAQDLRKLAVESQSAAEASSEGLRVFAETWARVSEEAKNQDTVLAILASLRFAQIKERQSEVPKAHRTTFEWVFSEESPVDFSAWLLESSGLFWITGKPGSGKSTLMKFLLGHERTMLLAEGWAKTEPLIIASHFFWAVGTEIQKSQEGLLRTLLFQILVSCPGITSMVCPARYASPFRRLDTWSIEELSEAFVRLKDIRPLPARILLFVDGLDEYKGNQGDLVRFLRSTSESPYIKVCCASRPWPVFLNGFKDVSGQIRMHELTANDMACYVRDTLEQHSFFDTLRKRHENEAAKLVRDIAEKSEGVFFWVFLAVKSLLRGLDNSDDLGILQRRLSEFPSDLDEYFQRMLDTIENVYKENVSLVFSMLLLANSPLPTVLFLALEYLVEPSKKERKHKERNQNNFIPSLIAWRRDLAPKTLDTYIGFRDVSGLTQGQEMQFFRGDLEESSVKTKQDQILAQCRDLVQAWEVEGGISPYHLRLGFLHRTVVEFLQRSRGKQWHSTLPAESHLLGRSCLAFVFFSGRVPLQHIEECVLILLCTLQGNAALRFDDSTDYLWEMLVNSLENCPSETAADSLRRLKGVAIQEWLRRVYRYGRFRFFRENFCYWLLHESGHVEVGDRARISWSRMIDLETLEGVLGMDGLVSERHRELSGAFSDFLERLCASNEENRPRNAFDVCKVLIQHGIAWHARGNRKTMSFGPDSKKNKSGDPETLALTQRTVLERLRENKVFSEEDLLELEEAFPSGSIARHKTTVIR; translated from the exons ATGGCCGAGTCTCTGGCggcgctcggcgtcgccgccaacatTGTCCAGTTTCTTGAGCTCGGGCTCAAGGCGACCATATCCATCGTCGAGACGTACCGCAgcatcaacgacgacggctggGCGTCGCGCAACGCCGACCTGGACTCCATGGCCAAGGATCTCCAGCTTTGCTTTGGCCGCCTCAAGGAAGATGCGGACGTCAAGCTGGATCCTTCCATGAAGAGCATGCTTCAGCGGTCCATTGATACGGCCGACGAGCTCAGGTCGGTGCTTCGATATTTGGTCGTGGACAGCAGCAGACGACACCGCATGCAGAAATGGGCAAAGTTCAAAGCATCGGTTGCTGCTCACTTCAAGAAAGGCAAGATTGATGAGATCCAAGCACGACTAGCAGAGATTAAATCACACATATTTGAGCGACTTCAGGTTCTTCTCTA CGACCACCGCCTGTCGCTGTCTAGATCGTTGCATTCTCTCGAGGAAGCATCGGAAGGGTGGAACCGCGCCACGGAAAAGAGACTGAACGCCTTAGCCCAAGACCTCAGGAAACTCGCCGTGGAGTCCCAGTCGGCTGCCGAGGCATCGAGCGAAGGCCTCAGAGTGTTCGCCGAGACCTGGGCTCGCGTGTcagaggaggccaagaaTCAAGACACCGTCCTCGCAATCCTGGCAAGCCTGCGCTTTGCGCAGATCAAAGAGCGGCAGAGCGAGGTCCCCAAAGCCCATCGCACCACGTTCGAATGGGTCTTTAGCGAAGAATCCCCCGTCGACTTCTCGGCCTGGCTCCTCGAGTCGAGCGGCCTCTTCTGGATCACGGGGAAGCCCGGGTCGGGGAAGTCCACCCTGATGAAGTTTCTTCTCGGGCACGAGCGGACGATGCTCCTCGCGGAAGGTTGGGCCAAGACCGAACCGCTCATCATCGCTAGCCACTTCTTCTGGGCCGTCGGCACGGAGATCCAGAAATCCCAGGAAGGCCTCCTCCGCACGCTGCTGTTCCAGATTTTGGTAAGCTGTCCGGGGATCACCTCCATGGTCTGCCCGGCGCGATACGCCAGCCCGTTCAGACGCCTGGACACTTGGAGCATCGAAGAGCTCTCGGAGGCTTTCGTACGCCTCAAGGACATCCGGCCCCTCCCGGCCCGCATCCTGTTGTTCGTGGACGGTCTCGACGAGTACAAGGGCAATCAGGGCGACTTGGTGCGGTTCCTACGGTCCACCTCCGAGTCTCCCTACATTAAAGTGTGCTGCGCGAGCAGACCGTGGCCAGTGTTCCTCAACGGCTTCAAAGACGTCTCGGGCCAGATCCGCATGCACGAACTCACTGCCAACGACATGGCGTGCTACGTCCGGGACACGCTAGAACAGCATAGTTTCTTCGACACCCTGAGGAAACGCCACGAGAACGAGGCGGCGAAGCTCGTCAGAGACATTGCGGAAAAATCCGAAggcgtcttcttctgggtcttcctcgccgtcaagTCACTGCTGCGCGGCCTGGACAACAGCGACGATCTCGGCATCCTGCAGAGGCGTCTCTCCGAGTTCCCCTCGGACCTCGACGAGTACTTTCAGCGCATGCTGGACACCATCGAGAACGTGTACAAAGAGAACGTCTCGTTGGTGTTCTCGATGCTTCTGCTGGCCAACTCGCCCCTGCCGACGGTTCTGTTTCTGGCACTGGAGTACCTGGTCGAACCGTCCAAGAAGGAACGAAAACACAAAGAACGGAATCAGAACAACTTCATTCCATCTCTGATAGCTTGGCGGCGGGACTTGGCGCCGAAGACCTTGGACACGTATATCGGCTTCCGCGATGTATCTGGACTAACGCAAGGGCAAGAGATGCAGTTTTTccgcggcgacctcgaggaaTCGTCAGTGAAAACGAAGCAGGACCAGATCCTGGCGCAGTGTCGTGACTTGGTCCAGGCCTGGGAGGTCGAAGGCGGAATATCACCCTACCATCTGAGATTGGGATTCCTCCATCGTACCGTCGTGGAGTTTCTCCAGCGGTCCAGAGGAAAGCAGTGGCACTCGACCCTCCCGGCGGAGAGCCACTTGCTTGGAAGATCGTGTCTCGCCTTCGTATTCTTTTCGGGAAGGGTACCTCTACAGCATATAGAAGAGTGTGTGCTGATATTACTGTGTACCCTGCAAGGCAACGCCGCCCTGCGATTTGACGATTCAACTGATTATCTATGGGAAATGCTCGTGAACAGTCTTGAAAACTGTCCTTCCGAAACTGCGGCCGATTCTCTCAGGAGACTCAAAGGCGTAGCGATACAAGAATGGCTTCGAAGAGTGTATCGGTATGGGAGGTTCCGATTCTTTCGCGAGAATTTTTGTTATTGGCTTCTGCACGAGTCAGGCcacgtcgaggtcggggaTCGGGCGCGCATCTCATGGTCACGCATGATTGACTTGGAAACGCTTGAAGGGGTGCTGGGCATGGACGGCCTCGTCTCCGAGCGCCACCGGGAGCTATCCGGTGCGTTTTCGGACTTCCTGGAGAGACTGTGCGCCTCCAACGAAGAAAACAGGCCGAGAAACGCGTTTGACGTGTGCAAGGTGCTGATCCAGCACGGGATAGCATGGCACGCGAGGGGCAACAGGAAGACCATGTCGTTCGGCCCGGATTCCAAGAAAAACAAGTCGGGGGATCCCGAGACGTTGGCGTTGACGCAGAGAACTGTCCTCGAGCGCTTGCGAGAGAACAAAGTCTTTTCGGAAGAAGATCTCCTGGAGCTTGAAGAAGCTTTCCCGTCAGGTAGTATTGCGCGGCATAAGACAACAGTGATAAGATGA
- a CDS encoding Putative glycoside hydrolase family 47, six-hairpin glycosidase-like superfamily has protein sequence MGGSLYRWTRVRTLVLTFIIIVCLVYILDATWLHPRTETAMLERHMNAANNAAPPPPPVSPKSSFDWSAVKFKYPPQTPLTPVPAGGKGSSSLPRVQHRFPSESASAARLREARRREVRQLFRKCWASYREFAWMKDALNPISATAKDQFSGWAATLVDSLDTLWIMGLRAEFDEAVAAVASIDFGASSSERVNTFETNIRYLGGLMAAYDLSRRPVLLAKAVELGDMLYGAFNTEHRMPVDFINFNDAKTGNGLVVEGSVVSASPGTLSLEMTRLSQLTGDPKYYDAAAKVMDLFHDGQQKTKLPGMWPMFVSMSNRDVTSGSTFTIAGCADSLYEYLPKMLALLDGHEPKYRDMTENFLRAANESLFFRPMLPGGENVLISGNVDVDGAGNKVLDPESEHLACFIGGAYALAGRLLGREEWVAVGARLTLGCYYAYQAMPTGMMPERFNMVACARRDDCPWDEAQWEAGKKLRPEYKEHLPKGFTTAKDARYILRPEAIESVFVLYRVTGERGFQEAAWEMWKAVSNGTLVELGNAAVLDVTQKQDPLPKEDYMESFWLAETLKYFYLVFSPPDLISLDDYVLNTEAHPFRRHG, from the exons ATGGGGGGGTCGTTGTACCGCTGGACGCGGGTGCGAACTCTCGTCCTAaccttcatcatcatcgtctgcCTCGTCTACATCCTCGACGCGACATGGCTTCACCCGCGCACCGAGACGGCCATGCTGGAGCGCCACATGAacgccgccaacaacgccgccccgccgccgccgccggtgtcgCCCAAGTCGAGCTTCGACTGGTCCGCCGTCAAGTTTAAGTACCCGCCCCAGACGCCGCTGACCCCGgtcccggccggcggcaaaggATCCTCTTCCCTGCCGCGGGTGCAACACCGGTTCCCGTCCGagtccgcctcggccgcccggcTCCGCgaggcccgccgccgcgaggtCCGGCAGCTGTTCCGCAAGTGCTGGGCGAGCTACCGCGAGTTCGCCTGGATGAAGGACGCGCTCAACCccatctcggccacggccaagGACCAGTTCTCCGGCTGGGCCGCCACCCTCGTCGACTCGCTCGACACGCTCTGGATCATGGGCCTCCgggccgagttcgacgaggccgtcgccgccgtcgcgtcCATCGACTTCggcgcctcgtcctcggagcGCGTCAACACCTTCGAGACCAACATCCGctacctcggcggcctcatGGCCGCTTACGACCTCAGCCGCCggcccgtcctcctcgccaaggccgtcgagctcggcgacatGCTCTACGGCGCCTTCAACACCGAGCACCGCATGCCCGTCGActtcatcaacttcaacgaCGCCAAGACCGGcaacggcctcgtcgtcgagggctccgtcgtctccgCCTCCCCCGGCACCCTGTCGCTCGAGATGACGCGCCTGTCCCAGCTCACGGGCGACCCCAAGTActacgacgccgccgccaaggtcaTGGACCTCTTCCACGACGGCCAGCAGAAGACGAAGCTGCCCGGCATGTGGCCCATGTTCGTCTCCATGAGCAACCGCGACGTCacctcgggctcgacctTCACCATCGCCGGCTGCGCCGACTCGCTCTACGAGTACCTCCCCAAGAtgctcgccctcctcgacggccacgaGCCCAAGTACCGGGACATGACGGAGAACTTTTTACGCGCGGCCAACGAGtcgctcttcttccgccCCATGCTGCCCGGCGGTGAGAACGTGCTCATCTCGGgcaacgtcgacgtcgacggcgccggcaacaAGGTCCTCGACCCGGAGAGCGAACACCTCGCTtgcttcatcggcggcgcctacgccctcgccggccgccttctgGGCCGGGAGGAGTGGGTGGCCGTCGGTGCCCGCCTGACGCTCGGGTGCTACTACGCTTACCAGGCCATGCCGACGGGCATGATGCCGGAGCGATTCAACATGGTCGCCTGCGCGCGGCGGGACGACTGCCCGTGGGACGAGGCCCAGTGggaggccggcaagaagCTGCGGCCCGAGTACAAGGAGCACCTCCCCAAGGGCTTCACGACGGCCAAGGACGCGCGGTACATCCTCCGGCCAGAGGCCATCGAGAGCGTCTTCGTGCTGTACCGCGTCACGGGCGAGCGCGGCTTCCAggaggcggcgtgggagATGTGGAAGGCCGTCAGCAACGGCACACTCGTCGAGCTGGggaacgccgccgtcctcgacgtcacGCAGAAGCAGGACCCCCTGCCCAAGGAGGACTACATGGAG AGTTTCTGGCTGGCGGAGACGCTGAAGTATTTCTACCTGGTCTTCTCACCGCCCGACCTAATCAGCCTCGATGACTACGTACTCAACACCGAGGCACATCCCTTCCGGAGGCACGGTTga
- a CDS encoding Putative aldo-keto reductase, NADP-dependent oxidoreductase domain-containing protein: protein MSFGNKAKLHTGAEIPTLGYGTWQSAPGEVSVGVYEALKAGYRHLDLAKIYQNQPEVAQGIKKALAEIPGLKREDIWITSKLWNNNHRPENVEAALDETLKELELDYLDLYLIHWPVAFKKDGDKLFPLASENEVDLDQEVSLVDTWKALINLPKSKVKNIGVSNFTVEDLQTVIDATGVVPAVNQIERHPLLQQNDTLIKYAKEKNIHITAYSAFGNNGFGLPLLIENDTVKKIAERLNATPAQVVLAWSQTGGHSVIPKSVTPSRIQSNFQEVKITDDDVAAINEIGKQPRRYNIPFTYKPRWNINIWDEEEEKAATNKVVRKL from the exons ATGTCTTTCGGTAACAAGGCCAAGCTCCacaccggcgccgagatcCC CACTTTGGGATACGGCACCTGGCAGTCCGCCCCCGGTGAAGTCTCCGTCGGTGTCTAcgaggccctcaaggccggctACCGccacctcgacctcgccaagaTCTACCAGAACCAGCCCGAGGTCGCCCAGGGCATCAAgaaggccctcgccgagatccCCGGCCTGAAGCGCGAGGACATCTGGATCACCTCCAAGCTGTGGAACAACAACCACCGCCCCGAGAACGTTGAGgctgccctcgacgagacccTCAAGGAGCTTGAGCTCGACTACCTCGACCTCTACCTCATCCACTGGCCCGTCGCCTTCAAGAAGGACGGCGACAAGCTTTTCCCCCTTGCCAGCGAGAACGAGGTTGACCTCGACCAGGAGGTGTCCCTCGTTGACACCTGGAAGG CCCTGATCAACCTCCCCAAGTCCAAGGTCAAGAACATTGGTGTCTCCAACTTCACCGTTGAGGACCTCCAGACCGTCATTGACGCCACCGGCGTTGTCCCCGCCGTCAACCAGATTGAGCGTcaccctctcctccagcagAACGACACTCTGATCAAGTacgccaaggagaagaacaTCCACATCACCGCCTACTCT GCCTTCGGCAACAACGGCTTCGgtctccccctcctcatcgAGAACGACACCGTCAAGAAGATCGCAGAGCGCCTCAACGCCACCCCCGCccaggtcgtcctcgcctGGTCTCAGACCGGTGGCCACTCCGTCATCCCCAAGTCCGTCACGCCGAGCCGCATCCAGTCCAACTTCCAGGAGGTCAAGatcaccgacgacgacgtcgccgccatcaacgagATCGGCAAGCAGCCCCGCCGCTACAACATCCCCTTCACCTACAAGCCCCGCTGGAACATCAACATctgggacgaggaggaggagaaggcggccaCCAACAAGGTCGTCCGCAAGCTTTGA